The genomic stretch CGACCTGATCGATGCGACCCGCATCTCGCGGCTCATGGCGGGCTATCGCGACCAGCCGCCGGCCGCGCGGCCGGCAGTGATAGCGGCGCTGCTCTCGCTCTCGCAACTGGCGATCGAGCAACCGGGCATCGTGGCGATCGACATCAATCCGCTGTTGGTCGACGAAAGCGGCGCCGTGGCGCTCGATGCCCGCATCGAGATCGCACCCGACCGGCTCGGCGAGCCCGGGCCCAACCGGCGGCTGGCAGTTCGCCCCTACCCCTCGGGCTGGGAGCAGCGTGTCGACTGCGCCGGCCGCCGCTTCAACATCCGCCCGATGCGACCCGCGGATGCGGCGCTCTATCCCAGATTCCTCGAACGCGTGACCGCCGAGGACCTGCGTTTGCGTTTCCTCACCCCGATGCGGACGCTCTCGCAGGAAATGATCATCCGGCTCAGCCAGCTCGACTACGATCGCGACATCGCGTTCGTCGCGCTCGAAGCCCAAACGGGAGACCTCGCGGGCATCAGCCGGTTCGCCTCCGATCCCGACCACCTGAGCGCCGAGTTCGGCATCATGGTGCGGAGCGACCTGCACGGATTGGGGCTGGGCACGGCGCTGATGCGCCAGTTGCTCGACTATGCCCGGGCGGATGGGCTCGCCACGATCGAGGGAATGATCCTGAGGGAGAATGGCACCATGCTCGACCTCGCCGCCCGCATGGGGTTCTCCCAGGTTCCCGACAGCGAGCCGAACGAAACCGTCAGGGTGAGGCTGCAGCTCGGCTAGAGCGCCCGAACCTCCCCTTGGGCTCAGAAGTCGCCGGCCATTTCGGGAGCGGGCTCACGTGCCTTGGGCTCCTCCGGTCCCTCGGTCATGGTCGCCTCGGTCAGCAGCAGCGTGCTGGCGACGCTCACCGCGTTCTCGAGACCGACCCGCACCACCTTGGTGGGATCGACGATCCCCACCTGCAGCAGGTCGACATAGGCCTTTTTTGCCGCGTCGAACCCGATGGCCCCCGTGCTTTCGAGCATCCGCGAAACGACCACGCCGCCATCGACCGCAGAGTTCTCGGCGATCTGTCGCGCCGGCGCCTCGAGCGCTCGCCGCAGGATCTGCAGCCCGGTGCGCTCGTCGCCCTCGGCTGCCGCGATCTCGGCATCCACAGCCGGGGCGCAGCGCAGCAGCGCCAGCCCGCCACCGGGCACGATGCCCTCGGCCACGGCTGCCTTGGTGGCGCTGATCGCGTCGTCGAGCGCGTCCTTCCTGGCCTTCATCTCGGCCTCGGTGGCGGCGCCGACGCGGATGACGGCAACGCCGCCGGCCAGCTTGGCGAGCCGCTCCTCGAGTTTTTCCCGATCGTAGTCGCTGGTCGTCTTCTTGATTTCGCGGCGCAGTTGCTCCGCCCGCCCGGTGATCGCCGCCTTGCTGCCCTTGCCGCCCACGATGGTGGTCGAATCCTTGTCGACCACCACCCGGGTGGCCTTGCCGAGCATCTCGATCGTGACGTTTTCGAGCTTGATGCCGAGATCGTGCGAGACGACCTGTCCCCCGGTGAGGGTGGCGATGTCCTCGAGCATGGCCTTGCGCCGATCGCCGAAGCCGGGCGCCTTGACCGCACAGTTGCGAAACGTGGCGCGCAGGGTGTTGACGATCAGCGTCGCCAGCGCCTCGCCCTCGACGTCTTCGGCCACGATGAGCAGTGGTGCGCCCGACTTGGCTACCGCTTCGAGCAGGCCCAGCAGGTCGGTGAGACCGCTTACCTTGCCGTCGACGATCAGCACCAGGGCATCCTCGAGCACCGCTTCCATCCGCTCGGGATTGGTGACGAAATAGGGCGAGATGTAACCGCGGTCGAACTGCATGCCCTCGACCACCTCAAGCGTGGTCTCGGTGGTCTTGGCCTCTTCGACGGTGATCACCCCCTCCTCGCCCACCTTGTCCATGGCGTCGGCGACGATCCTGCCGACATCGGCGTCGTTGTGCGCCGAGATTGCCGCCACCTGCGCCTTCTCCTCGCGATTGCGGATCGGGCGGGACAGCGCCTTGAGCGCCGCGATCGCGGTTTGCGCCCCGCGCTCGAGTCCGCGCTTGAGATCGACGGCACTGGCCCCGGCGACGACGTTCCGCACGCCATCGGCGAACATGGCATGCGCGAGAACGGTCGACGTGCTGGTGCCGTCGCCGACGATGTCGCCGGTCTTTTCTGCCGCCTGCCGGAGCATGCGCGCGCCCAGGTTCTCCTCGGCGTTCTTGAGGCTGAACTCCTTGGCGATGGTGACCCCGTCATTGCAGACGATCGGCGCGCCCCACTTCTTTTCGATGAGCACCGATTTCGAGCGCGGCCCCAGGGTAATGCTCACCGCATCGGCCAGTTGCGTGGCCCCCCGGAGGATCCGCTCGCGCGCTTCGGACCGAAACAGCACCTGCTTGTACGGCATGGCCACATTCCCCTGCTGGATTTGCCGCCAGTGTGGCGTCAACGCGCCTGGCCGGTTTTGATCGGCATCAAGTGGCATCCGGCGGAACTTGACCTCGATCAACCGCCACGGCCCGCCCCACCCTAGGCTGCATCGGCCGCCAACCGGCTGGGGAGCGATAAGGTGAACACGATCGAAATGGAGCTTCTATCCGGCCTGACCAGCGCCGAGGCCTGGCGCAGACTCGGCGTGTATGGCCCCAACAGCCTGCCCTCCGCCCGTCCCCCGACGTTGCGGGATCGGCTGCTGCGCCTGGTGCGGGAGCCCATGCTGATCCTCCTGCTGCTGGCGGCGGCCATCTATTTCGTTCTCGGCAGCATGGCCGAGGGCATCATGCTGATGCTCTTCGCCCTGTTCAGCATCTCGCTGATGCTGATCCAGGAGCGGCGGAGCGAGGACGCCCTCGCCGCGCTGCGGCAGCTCGCCGCCCCGATTGCCCGGGTGAGGCGCGACGGCGAGGACATGCGCCTCCCCGCTGCAGACCTGGTGCCCGGGGATCTGGTCATTCTCAACGAAGGCGAGCGCGTCCCCGCCGATGGCGTCATGCTGTCGGCCACCCAGCTGGCCATCGACGAATCGCTGCTCACCGGGGAAAGCGTACCCGTGGACAAGACGGTGTCGCCCACCGGCAATCGGGTGTTCGGCAGCACGCTCGTCGTCAGCGGCCACGGTATCGCCCGCCTGACCGAAACCGGTTCACGCACCGAAACCGGCAAGCTCGGCTCGTCCCTCGCGCGCATCGTGCCCGAGCAAACGCACCTGCAGCAGGCGACAGGCCGGCTCGTCCGCATCTTCGGCATCCTGGCCCTTGTCGTGTGCGGCGGCCTGGCGGTCTATTACGGGCTGGCGCGGCAGGATTGGACGCAGGGCATCCTTTCCGGCATCGCGCTCGGCATGGCGATGCTGCCCGAGGAATTCCCGGTGGCGCTGGCCATCTTCCTCGCCATCGGCAGCTGGCGGTTGGCGCAGGTCGGCGTCCTGGTGCGGCGCGCCGCGGCCGTCGAGGCCCTCGGCGCGACGACCTGCCTGTGCGTCGACAAGACCGGCACCATCACCGAGAACCGCATGCAGCTGCGCTATCTCGACGACGGCGCGACGCGGCTCGACGCGCGGCAGAAAGCCGTGCTGCCGGCCAGCTTCGTGCCTCTGCTGCGATACGCCCGCTATGCCTCCCGCCGCGGCGGCTACGATCCGATGGATCTGGCAGTGTTCGACCTCGCGGACAGCGTGCTGGCATCGGACCTCGACGAAGGCTTCGGACTGGAGCGGGAATACGGGCTGACGACCGCCCTCCTGGCCGTTTCCCAGGCGTGGCGCGACAGCCATGGCCGGCTGTTGGTGGCCACCAAGGGCGCCCCCGAAGCGGTGCTCGGCATGTGCCCGATGCAGGCTGAGGACGCCGCCTCGATGCTGGACCGCGCCCACGAGCTGGCAAGGCGCGGGCTGCGGGTACTGGCGGTGGCGGAGGCCGACTGGGACGCTGAGGGGTTACCCGACGATCCGCGCCAGTTCGCTTTCCGCTGCCTGGGCCTCCTCGCCTTCGAGGACCCGGTGCGCGCCAGCGTGCCGGCTGCGGTGGCCGCCGCCCATGCAGCGGGCGTTCAGGTCAAGATGATCACCGGAGACTTTCCGGCCACCGCCCGCAGCATCGCTGCCGATGCCGGCATTCCTCACGCCGAAATCGTCACCGGCGAGCAACTGCAGGACGCCGGCCCTGACCAGCTGCAGCAATGGGCCCGCACGGTCAGCGTCTTCGCCCGGGTGCGGCCCGAGCAGAAGCTTCAGCTGGTCGACGCGCTGCAGGCCAATGGCGAGACGGTCGCGATGACCGGGGACGGCGTCAACGACGCGCCGGCGCTCAGATCCGCCGACATCGGGATCGCCATGGGCAGGCGCGGCACCGATGTAGCGCGCGAGGCCGCCGGAATCGTGCTGCTCGACGAGGATTTTGGCCGCATCATCGAGGGAATCCGGCTGGGGCGTCGGATCTTCGATAACCTGCGCAAGGTCATCATCTACATTGCTGCAGTGCACGTCCCCATCGCCGGACTGGGCTTTCTTCCCGTGGTCCTCGGCCTGCCCGTCATCATCTGGCCGCTCCATGTCGTGGTCCTGGAAATGGTCGTCGACTCGATGTCCTCGCTCGCCTTCGAGGACACGCCGCCGGAGCCCGACATCATGTGCCGTCCGCCGCGCCGGCGCAGCGAGAGCGTCGCCGCGCTGCCGCAGCTGTTCTATGGCCTCGCACAAGGCACGGCGGTGCTCGTCGCGGCGTTCGGCATCTATGCGGGCGCCCTGGCTATCGGAGTCGACACCGATGTCGCGCGAGCCATGACGATCGTGACCACCATCATCGGCAACCTCGGACTGGTGCTCAGCAACTCGAGCCAGCACTCGCTGTTCACCGGTACCCTGCCCCGCCCGCAGCCATTGTTCGTACCCATTGCCGGCGCTACGCTGACCCTGATCGTGCTGGCCCTCTACGTTCCGGCGCTGCGCGGGATCTTCTATTTCGGCCTGCCTTCCGTGATCGAGCTGGCTGTCGCCGCCGCCGCTGCCCTGAGCGCCTTCGTCCTCGTAGAGGCCGGCAAACTGCTGGCGCCGGTACGGCGGATCGTCGGCGCCTTCTGAGCCCTGGAGGTTTGAAATGCGTGCCATGCGGTTGCACAAGGTCGGCAGTCCCCTGGTGCTCGACGACATCCCCATCCCCACCCCGGCGCCGGACGAGCTGCTGATCAGGGTCACCGCCTGCGGCGTCTGCCGCACCGACCTGCACATCGTCGACGGCGACCTGCCGGCGCATCGGCTGCCCCTTGTGCCGGGGCACGAGATCGTCGGGCTCGTGGCGGCCGGTGCGGCGGGCTTCGCCGTCGGCGACCGGGTCGGCGTGCCCTGGCTTGGCGGCACCTGTGGGCAGTGCAGGTTCTGCCGCGCCGGACAGGAGAACCTCTGCGACCGGCCGCAATTCACTGGCTATGACCGCGATGGCGGCTATGCGGAATACTGCGTCGCCCGCGCTGCCAACTGCGTGCCCCTGCCGCCCGCCGGGGACGACTCCCACCTTGCCCCCCTGCTCTGCGCCGGGCTGATCGGCTTTCGCTCCTACCGGCGGGCCGGCGAGCCGCAGCGCCTGGGTCTGATGGGCTTCGGCGCGGCGGCCCACATCATCACCCAGTTGGCCCATGCCGACGGCGTCGCGGTCTACGCTTTCACCAGGCCCGGCGATACCGGCGGCCAGTCCTTCGCCCGCGGTCTTGGCGCCGTCTGGGCCGGTGGGACCAACGAGCACCCCGCCGAAAAGCTCGATGCGGTCATCATCTTCGCGCCGGCAGGCGAGCTCGTACCGCTTTCGCTGCGGCTGGTGCGCAAGGGCGGCCGGGTCGTCTGCGCCGGCATCCACATGAGCGACATCCCGACATTTCCCTATGCCGACCTGTGGGGCGAGCGGGAGATCGCCTCGGTGGCAAACCTGACCACGGCGGACGCCACCGAGTTCTTTGCCCGCCTCGCATCGCTGAGACTGGAGACGACGGTGACACGCTATCGTCTGGACGACGCCAACCGGGCTCTGGCGGACCTCAGGTCCGGCTCCATCAAGGGCGCCGCGGTGCTGTCGCCCTGATGGCCTGAAGGAGCCCCTTCCGATGCTTGACCTCGATCAAGAGGCCCGCGGCGGTCGACTGACATTCTCGGCCGACTGCGGAAGGAGAAGTAGCATGCGCGTCAAGGACAAGGTTGCCGTCGTCACAGGAGCGGGCTCCGGCATGGGGCTGGCCATTGCCAGGCTGTTGGTCGAACAGGGCGCCAAAGTCCTCGCCGCCGATTGGCACGGCGAGGCGGTGGCAACGGCCGCGGCCGCGATCGGTGGCAGCATCGTGCCGATGACCGTCGACGTGTCGGACGAAGCCCAGTGTTCGGGGATGATCGACCGCGCGATCGC from Devosia sp. A16 encodes the following:
- a CDS encoding zinc-dependent alcohol dehydrogenase family protein produces the protein MRAMRLHKVGSPLVLDDIPIPTPAPDELLIRVTACGVCRTDLHIVDGDLPAHRLPLVPGHEIVGLVAAGAAGFAVGDRVGVPWLGGTCGQCRFCRAGQENLCDRPQFTGYDRDGGYAEYCVARAANCVPLPPAGDDSHLAPLLCAGLIGFRSYRRAGEPQRLGLMGFGAAAHIITQLAHADGVAVYAFTRPGDTGGQSFARGLGAVWAGGTNEHPAEKLDAVIIFAPAGELVPLSLRLVRKGGRVVCAGIHMSDIPTFPYADLWGEREIASVANLTTADATEFFARLASLRLETTVTRYRLDDANRALADLRSGSIKGAAVLSP
- the groL gene encoding chaperonin GroEL (60 kDa chaperone family; promotes refolding of misfolded polypeptides especially under stressful conditions; forms two stacked rings of heptamers to form a barrel-shaped 14mer; ends can be capped by GroES; misfolded proteins enter the barrel where they are refolded when GroES binds) — encoded protein: MPYKQVLFRSEARERILRGATQLADAVSITLGPRSKSVLIEKKWGAPIVCNDGVTIAKEFSLKNAEENLGARMLRQAAEKTGDIVGDGTSTSTVLAHAMFADGVRNVVAGASAVDLKRGLERGAQTAIAALKALSRPIRNREEKAQVAAISAHNDADVGRIVADAMDKVGEEGVITVEEAKTTETTLEVVEGMQFDRGYISPYFVTNPERMEAVLEDALVLIVDGKVSGLTDLLGLLEAVAKSGAPLLIVAEDVEGEALATLIVNTLRATFRNCAVKAPGFGDRRKAMLEDIATLTGGQVVSHDLGIKLENVTIEMLGKATRVVVDKDSTTIVGGKGSKAAITGRAEQLRREIKKTTSDYDREKLEERLAKLAGGVAVIRVGAATEAEMKARKDALDDAISATKAAVAEGIVPGGGLALLRCAPAVDAEIAAAEGDERTGLQILRRALEAPARQIAENSAVDGGVVVSRMLESTGAIGFDAAKKAYVDLLQVGIVDPTKVVRVGLENAVSVASTLLLTEATMTEGPEEPKAREPAPEMAGDF
- a CDS encoding cation-translocating P-type ATPase codes for the protein MNTIEMELLSGLTSAEAWRRLGVYGPNSLPSARPPTLRDRLLRLVREPMLILLLLAAAIYFVLGSMAEGIMLMLFALFSISLMLIQERRSEDALAALRQLAAPIARVRRDGEDMRLPAADLVPGDLVILNEGERVPADGVMLSATQLAIDESLLTGESVPVDKTVSPTGNRVFGSTLVVSGHGIARLTETGSRTETGKLGSSLARIVPEQTHLQQATGRLVRIFGILALVVCGGLAVYYGLARQDWTQGILSGIALGMAMLPEEFPVALAIFLAIGSWRLAQVGVLVRRAAAVEALGATTCLCVDKTGTITENRMQLRYLDDGATRLDARQKAVLPASFVPLLRYARYASRRGGYDPMDLAVFDLADSVLASDLDEGFGLEREYGLTTALLAVSQAWRDSHGRLLVATKGAPEAVLGMCPMQAEDAASMLDRAHELARRGLRVLAVAEADWDAEGLPDDPRQFAFRCLGLLAFEDPVRASVPAAVAAAHAAGVQVKMITGDFPATARSIAADAGIPHAEIVTGEQLQDAGPDQLQQWARTVSVFARVRPEQKLQLVDALQANGETVAMTGDGVNDAPALRSADIGIAMGRRGTDVAREAAGIVLLDEDFGRIIEGIRLGRRIFDNLRKVIIYIAAVHVPIAGLGFLPVVLGLPVIIWPLHVVVLEMVVDSMSSLAFEDTPPEPDIMCRPPRRRSESVAALPQLFYGLAQGTAVLVAAFGIYAGALAIGVDTDVARAMTIVTTIIGNLGLVLSNSSQHSLFTGTLPRPQPLFVPIAGATLTLIVLALYVPALRGIFYFGLPSVIELAVAAAAALSAFVLVEAGKLLAPVRRIVGAF